Proteins encoded within one genomic window of Amorphoplanes friuliensis DSM 7358:
- a CDS encoding sugar ABC transporter substrate-binding protein, producing the protein MRTPTFALAGTALITTLALLTGCGGQEDQASAAIPAEAKQKAQALITPLTGKPGAFPITEPLKNRVPAGTRIAYVDNGNALVSLIYKLMQPAAAKLGVDLYAVRAGTSASGVQSAFSTVVQQRPAAVINTAIDPALWNNQRKELVAAGIPVISLGTVAGADSGLVQPNGEAAFERQGRLQAAFLVATNDKAVDAVLYVHNELAYGTAVRRGFEEGLKELCPDCSARVVQIPIAEVGNKAPERIVSDLRANTGTDAIAFQSSAVATGLPARLKVAGLEKIQIVGANPLPTNLQYLKDKQATVELGADLNTLAWTAIDTAARLITKQQPQQNVLDGEALVQQFLRPEDITFDPSRGFSAYPDVAERFAALWG; encoded by the coding sequence ATGAGAACACCCACTTTTGCGCTGGCCGGCACGGCACTGATAACGACGCTCGCCCTCCTGACCGGGTGCGGAGGTCAGGAGGATCAGGCCTCCGCGGCGATCCCGGCGGAGGCGAAGCAGAAGGCCCAGGCCCTCATCACTCCCCTGACCGGTAAGCCCGGCGCCTTCCCCATCACCGAACCGCTGAAGAACCGGGTGCCCGCCGGGACGCGGATCGCCTATGTCGACAACGGCAACGCCCTGGTGTCGCTGATCTACAAGCTGATGCAGCCCGCGGCGGCCAAGCTGGGCGTCGATCTGTACGCGGTGCGCGCCGGCACCTCGGCGAGCGGTGTGCAGAGCGCGTTCAGCACCGTCGTTCAGCAGCGTCCCGCCGCGGTCATCAACACCGCCATCGACCCCGCGCTCTGGAACAACCAGCGCAAGGAACTGGTGGCTGCGGGCATCCCGGTGATCTCGCTGGGGACGGTCGCCGGCGCGGACTCCGGGCTCGTGCAGCCCAACGGCGAGGCCGCCTTCGAGAGACAGGGTCGCCTGCAGGCCGCTTTCCTGGTCGCCACCAACGACAAGGCGGTCGACGCGGTCCTCTACGTGCACAACGAACTGGCCTACGGAACCGCGGTCCGGCGCGGCTTCGAGGAGGGACTGAAGGAGCTGTGCCCGGACTGCAGCGCCCGGGTCGTGCAGATCCCCATCGCCGAGGTCGGCAACAAGGCGCCCGAGCGCATCGTGAGCGACTTGCGGGCGAACACCGGCACCGACGCGATCGCCTTCCAGTCGTCCGCGGTTGCCACCGGGCTGCCCGCCCGGCTCAAGGTCGCCGGCCTGGAGAAGATCCAGATCGTCGGCGCGAACCCGCTGCCGACCAACCTTCAGTACCTCAAGGACAAGCAGGCGACCGTGGAACTCGGTGCGGATCTGAACACGCTGGCGTGGACCGCCATCGACACGGCCGCCCGTCTGATCACCAAGCAGCAGCCGCAGCAGAACGTGCTCGACGGCGAGGCTCTGGTGCAGCAGTTCCTGCGACCGGAGGACATCACCTTCGACCCGTCGCGCGGTTTCTCGGCGTACCCGGACGTGGCCGAGCGGTTCGCGGCGCTGTGGGGCTAG
- a CDS encoding ABC transporter permease, producing MTTISPPAPRSAWHGLRDALAFRNISAIYIFVVMVVLFSILAPDTFPTVDTVRIILTDQALTAILAIGLVAPLAAGAFDLSIGSQLGLAAIVVAWLLAHQDFGLWTAIAATLAVGVVVGLINGLLIVKAGISSFITTLGMSSVVLAAIAWISDDAQILDLGSDFQQIATYEIFGISTSVYLMLVLGVVVWYVLDNTHLGRVVYATGGNAGAARLSGVRTDVVVVASMVACAVLAAVAGILLSSSLATGDPTVGPGYMLPAFAAVFLGSTQFRNGRFNVLGTVVAVYVLATGVKGLQLAGAPVWIPELFNGVALLLAVAITRLRKSSRRPAA from the coding sequence ATGACCACCATCAGCCCCCCGGCACCCCGCAGCGCCTGGCACGGCCTGCGCGATGCTCTGGCCTTCCGCAACATCAGCGCGATCTACATCTTCGTCGTGATGGTCGTCCTGTTCTCGATCCTCGCGCCGGACACCTTCCCCACCGTGGACACCGTCCGGATCATCCTGACCGACCAGGCGCTGACCGCAATCCTGGCCATCGGCCTGGTCGCCCCGCTCGCCGCCGGGGCGTTCGACCTCTCGATCGGCTCTCAGCTGGGCCTCGCCGCGATCGTGGTCGCCTGGCTGCTGGCCCACCAGGACTTCGGGCTCTGGACCGCGATCGCGGCCACCCTCGCCGTCGGCGTCGTCGTCGGCCTGATCAACGGCCTGCTCATCGTCAAGGCCGGGATCAGCTCCTTCATCACCACGCTGGGCATGAGTTCGGTGGTGCTGGCGGCGATCGCCTGGATCTCCGACGACGCCCAGATCCTCGACCTGGGCAGCGACTTCCAGCAGATCGCCACCTACGAGATCTTCGGCATCTCGACGTCGGTCTACCTGATGCTCGTGCTCGGCGTCGTCGTCTGGTACGTGCTCGACAACACCCACCTCGGACGGGTGGTCTACGCGACCGGGGGCAACGCCGGCGCGGCGCGGCTGTCCGGCGTACGCACCGACGTCGTCGTGGTGGCGAGCATGGTGGCCTGCGCGGTGCTCGCCGCGGTGGCGGGCATCCTGCTCAGCTCGTCACTGGCGACCGGCGACCCGACCGTCGGGCCCGGCTACATGCTGCCCGCGTTCGCCGCGGTGTTCCTCGGCTCCACCCAGTTCCGCAACGGACGCTTCAACGTGCTCGGGACGGTGGTCGCGGTGTACGTCCTCGCGACCGGCGTCAAGGGGCTTCAGCTGGCCGGTGCGCCGGTGTGGATCCCCGAGCTCTTCAACGGTGTCGCCCTGCTGCTGGCGGTGGCGATCACCCGGCTGCGGAAGTCCTCCCGCCGCCCCGCTGCCTGA
- a CDS encoding sugar ABC transporter ATP-binding protein produces MTAGPGRALLRIEGLTKSFGATRALDDVSVTIHSGEVLAVVGHNGSGKSTLVKIMAGFHTADHGTIDPRSEVGPPTELRFIHQDLGLVETLSTRENLGLGSGRDGPPWLPLRKAAERRLARELTAQFGVDLDVDALVQQLSPAERTIVAIARALRGWDQDRNMLLVLDEPTAALHGAEVDRLMAVVRRVAERGAGVLFISHRLDEVLGVADTVLALRNGRVVGNVRGAEVDYAGLVELVAGGSVAALDRRDTGTGDPVLRVRGLAGRSIVDLDVTVDAGEIVGVAGILGSGRDEVCSLIFGGRRRSSGTVELADHPLAPGDLQESIRHGAAFVPGDRHQDGAVMTMTATENLMAVRIPGTESRWRRLRKKHEADEAAKWFATCGVVPAQPSMDLSQFSGGNQQKVVLAKWLRTRPRLLLLEEPTQGVDVGAKAVIHRLIAETAGAGTGVLVASSEAKELAELCDRVLVLADGVVTAVLAGAELTETRILQASVPA; encoded by the coding sequence ATGACGGCCGGGCCGGGCCGGGCGCTGCTGCGCATCGAGGGGCTGACCAAGTCCTTCGGCGCCACCCGGGCGCTGGACGACGTCAGCGTCACGATCCACTCCGGTGAGGTGCTCGCGGTGGTCGGGCACAACGGGTCGGGCAAGTCGACGCTGGTCAAGATCATGGCCGGCTTCCACACCGCGGACCACGGAACGATCGACCCGCGCAGCGAGGTGGGCCCGCCGACCGAACTGCGCTTCATCCATCAGGACCTCGGGCTGGTCGAGACGTTGTCGACCCGGGAGAACCTGGGGCTCGGCAGCGGCCGCGACGGGCCACCGTGGTTGCCGCTGCGCAAGGCGGCCGAGCGGCGGCTGGCCCGGGAGCTCACCGCCCAGTTCGGTGTGGACCTCGACGTCGACGCCCTGGTGCAGCAGCTGTCGCCGGCGGAACGGACGATCGTCGCGATCGCCCGGGCCCTGCGCGGCTGGGACCAGGACAGGAACATGCTGCTGGTGCTGGACGAGCCGACCGCGGCACTGCACGGCGCGGAGGTCGACCGGTTGATGGCGGTGGTCCGCCGGGTCGCCGAGCGCGGAGCCGGTGTGCTGTTCATCTCGCACCGGCTGGACGAGGTACTGGGCGTTGCCGACACCGTCCTGGCCCTGCGCAACGGCCGCGTGGTCGGCAACGTGCGCGGCGCCGAGGTGGACTACGCCGGGCTGGTGGAACTGGTCGCCGGCGGATCGGTCGCCGCGCTGGATCGCCGGGACACCGGCACCGGAGATCCCGTCCTCCGGGTACGAGGTCTGGCCGGCCGCTCGATCGTGGACCTGGACGTCACCGTCGACGCCGGGGAGATCGTCGGGGTGGCCGGGATCCTGGGATCGGGCCGTGACGAGGTCTGCTCGCTGATCTTCGGCGGCCGGCGGCGCAGCTCCGGGACGGTCGAACTGGCCGATCATCCGCTGGCCCCCGGCGACCTGCAGGAGTCGATTCGTCACGGCGCGGCCTTCGTACCGGGCGACCGGCACCAGGACGGCGCCGTGATGACGATGACCGCCACCGAGAACCTGATGGCGGTGCGGATCCCGGGCACTGAGAGCCGCTGGCGCCGCCTGCGGAAGAAGCACGAGGCCGACGAGGCGGCGAAGTGGTTCGCCACCTGCGGCGTGGTGCCGGCCCAGCCCTCGATGGACCTGTCGCAGTTCAGCGGCGGCAACCAGCAGAAGGTGGTGCTGGCGAAATGGCTGCGCACACGACCGCGGCTGCTGCTCCTGGAAGAACCCACCCAAGGCGTCGACGTCGGCGCCAAGGCGGTGATCCACCGGTTGATCGCCGAGACGGCCGGCGCGGGGACCGGCGTGCTCGTCGCGTCCTCCGAGGCCAAGGAGCTCGCCGAGCTGTGCGACCGCGTCCTCGTGCTGGCCGACGGGGTGGTCACCGCCGTGCTGGCCGGCGCGGAGCTGACAGAGACCCGGATCCTGCAGGCGAGTGTGCCCGCATGA
- a CDS encoding hydantoinase B/oxoprolinase family protein, with protein sequence MRTTIPGSEMFTSRPMPRAELLRRISPKLSLHQIDDERTGDVGALTYEVVRHRLWAITQEMGETLRRMSGSHVVTESNDYNFSICDEVGEQVQVGTYNIGLIGSMDLAIFWTLQHRSDNPGIAEGDMFLCNDPWIGGGLHQNDAAILAPIFYEGQLFGWTTAIAHQVDLGGSRPGSFSPSAQDVFAESVPTPPIKVVRDGVLQRDVADAWVRRSRLPHLVGLDLRAKIAANKNAADGILRLIHKYGADTVKAVMRRMMNDAESRLRDKLSGLPDGTWSAVGYQEQSQTGDRGLHAIKVAMTKQDDRLVFDFRGTAEQTGIINCPYPGLRAGIVFTLLPLLAGDIPWAAGGLMRCFEIVTDEHTITNASFPAAVGKGPFGPAWGAGNLVAEVLAKMLDAEPDHRRDVQSICNGTTDLCVVSGVDVREGNRKGFITPIFDVMAGGYGAQVHYDGVDTGGRLIIPSARAPDVEMTEYLYPLVALWRREQTDSGGPGRQRGGMSGSVCYVQHPDQSEPMSLVVSGTGKVANQNVGLAGGYPGNSQLDLVVRGIDRPQLAGARTIPAGLDDLGGRTEVLPCEGESRLGPGDALYLHWQAGGGYGDPLLREAESVREDVLQFRVSPAAARDVYGVALRDDLAVDVAATQRSRQDLRLQRQTDAGLARSGARPVLDQPIPGDARRLDDNLAVVATAAGASVACVHCDLVIGPLQDEIYLTLLARRDAPLPEAGPQIWPDPSAYTDTEIVFRQLFCPGCLTAVYSRVVPVDHPLPDDVFRSFA encoded by the coding sequence ATGCGAACCACCATTCCCGGGTCGGAGATGTTCACCAGTCGCCCGATGCCCCGCGCGGAACTCCTGCGGCGGATCTCACCGAAGCTGTCCCTGCACCAGATCGACGACGAACGGACCGGTGACGTCGGGGCGCTGACCTACGAGGTCGTCCGCCACCGTCTGTGGGCCATCACCCAGGAGATGGGCGAGACCCTGCGCCGGATGTCGGGCTCGCACGTCGTCACCGAGTCCAACGACTACAACTTCTCGATCTGTGACGAGGTCGGCGAGCAGGTGCAGGTCGGCACGTACAACATCGGTCTGATCGGATCGATGGACCTGGCCATCTTCTGGACCCTGCAGCACCGCAGCGACAACCCGGGGATCGCCGAGGGCGACATGTTCCTGTGCAACGACCCGTGGATCGGCGGCGGGCTGCACCAGAACGACGCCGCGATCCTGGCGCCGATCTTCTACGAGGGACAGCTGTTCGGCTGGACGACCGCCATCGCGCATCAGGTGGACCTGGGCGGGTCACGACCGGGTTCCTTCAGCCCGTCGGCCCAGGACGTGTTCGCCGAGTCGGTACCCACCCCGCCCATCAAGGTCGTCCGGGACGGGGTGCTGCAACGCGATGTCGCCGACGCGTGGGTCCGGCGCTCCCGGCTGCCGCACCTGGTCGGGCTCGACCTGCGCGCCAAGATCGCAGCGAACAAGAACGCCGCGGACGGCATCCTGCGGCTGATCCACAAGTACGGCGCCGACACCGTCAAGGCGGTCATGCGGCGGATGATGAACGACGCCGAGAGCCGGTTGCGCGACAAGCTGAGCGGGCTGCCCGACGGCACCTGGTCGGCGGTGGGATACCAGGAGCAGTCGCAGACCGGCGACCGCGGGTTGCACGCCATCAAGGTGGCAATGACCAAGCAGGACGACCGGCTCGTCTTCGACTTCCGGGGAACGGCGGAGCAGACCGGCATCATCAACTGCCCGTATCCGGGTCTGCGCGCCGGCATCGTGTTCACCCTGCTGCCCCTGCTGGCCGGGGACATCCCCTGGGCCGCCGGTGGTCTCATGCGGTGCTTCGAGATCGTCACCGACGAGCACACCATCACCAACGCCTCCTTCCCGGCCGCAGTCGGCAAGGGACCGTTCGGCCCGGCCTGGGGTGCCGGCAACCTCGTCGCCGAGGTGCTGGCGAAGATGCTGGACGCCGAGCCCGATCACCGCCGGGACGTCCAGTCGATCTGCAACGGCACCACCGATCTCTGTGTGGTCTCCGGTGTGGATGTCCGTGAGGGCAACCGGAAGGGCTTCATCACACCGATCTTCGACGTCATGGCCGGCGGGTACGGCGCCCAGGTGCACTACGACGGCGTCGACACGGGCGGCCGATTGATCATCCCCTCGGCCCGGGCACCCGATGTCGAGATGACCGAGTACCTCTACCCGCTGGTCGCCCTCTGGCGCCGGGAGCAGACCGACTCCGGCGGGCCCGGTCGGCAACGCGGCGGGATGAGCGGTTCCGTCTGCTACGTCCAGCACCCGGACCAGTCCGAGCCGATGTCGCTGGTCGTCTCCGGCACCGGGAAGGTGGCGAACCAGAACGTCGGCCTGGCCGGCGGCTACCCCGGCAACTCCCAGCTCGATCTGGTCGTCCGGGGCATCGACCGGCCGCAGCTCGCCGGGGCGCGGACCATTCCCGCCGGACTCGACGACCTGGGCGGCCGGACCGAGGTGCTGCCGTGCGAGGGCGAGTCCCGCCTCGGCCCCGGCGACGCTCTGTACCTGCACTGGCAGGCGGGCGGGGGCTACGGCGATCCGCTGCTGCGCGAGGCCGAGAGCGTCCGTGAGGACGTCCTGCAGTTCCGGGTCTCGCCGGCGGCCGCGCGCGACGTCTACGGTGTCGCCCTGCGGGACGACCTCGCGGTCGACGTGGCCGCCACCCAGCGCTCCCGCCAGGATCTGCGGCTCCAGCGGCAGACCGACGCGGGCCTCGCCCGGTCCGGTGCGCGGCCGGTCCTGGATCAGCCGATCCCCGGCGACGCCCGCCGGCTCGACGACAACCTCGCCGTCGTGGCGACGGCGGCCGGCGCCTCCGTCGCCTGCGTCCACTGCGACCTGGTGATCGGCCCGCTGCAGGACGAGATCTACCTGACGTTGCTGGCCCGCCGGGACGCACCCCTACCGGAGGCGGGCCCGCAGATCTGGCCGGACCCGTCGGCCTACACCGACACCGAGATCGTGTTCCGCCAGTTGTTCTGCCCGGGTTGCCTGACCGCCGTCTACTCCCGGGTCGTTCCGGTCGATCACCCGCTGCCCGACGACGTGTTCCGGTCGTTCGCATGA
- a CDS encoding hydantoinase/oxoprolinase family protein encodes MAYALGIDVGGTFTDAVASDGADRIVSAKTPTTPPQREIGVLRALEELAHELGIDVPQLLSETDFIAHGTTASINALVQGTVADVGLIATKGHRDSIYIMNAEGRTLGRSAHEIQDTLRQRKPAPLIPKNRALEVTERIDYAGNVLVPLDEDEVRQVARTLVDQGVEAIAVCLLWSFKNPAHEQRIRELIHEIAPELYVTLSSDVSPRIREFARASTTIMNAQIGPRLRSYLTPLQQQLEDGGLQGPLLVMQSEGGTITADRAPEHAITTVGSVLSGGVIGGQRLAAQLGHRNVITTDVGGTTFLAGLIVDGEPVMAPGSIVNQFPINAATIRVHTIGSGGGALASVDSGGNLRLGPQSAEAVPGPACYGNGGTRPTNTDANLVLGILGERGLLGGRKPLRMDLARQAIGEHVAEPLGLTVEEAAIAIYEVQNAQASDLLRRAVVQAGYDPRDFVAYAFGGAGPAHCAGYCQDLGVREVVVPLGPVASAFSAYGLAASDVVVSVELSDPSAFPVGREVLEAHFDRLQAELDRALDRQKVKFSEVTMYREIDLRYSMQVYELAVPVPDGAFTEHTGQEILDRFEQQYERINGSGAGYREAGVQAITYRMRAKASLGFSVVLPTIDAADGPDPAAALLTHRPVCLDSQIGYVPTPVYDYARLRAGHRITGPAVVEVPTTVVVIPAGVLGVVDRLGNLVMSYQ; translated from the coding sequence ATGGCATACGCACTAGGAATCGACGTGGGCGGCACGTTCACCGACGCTGTCGCCTCGGACGGCGCCGACCGCATCGTGTCGGCGAAGACGCCCACCACCCCGCCCCAGCGCGAGATCGGCGTGCTGCGGGCGCTCGAGGAGCTGGCCCATGAGCTCGGCATCGACGTGCCGCAGCTGCTGTCGGAGACCGACTTCATCGCCCACGGCACCACCGCCTCGATCAACGCTCTCGTACAGGGAACGGTCGCCGACGTCGGGCTGATCGCCACCAAGGGCCACCGCGACTCGATCTACATCATGAACGCCGAGGGCCGGACGCTCGGCCGGTCGGCGCACGAGATCCAGGACACCCTCCGGCAGCGCAAGCCGGCGCCGCTGATCCCGAAGAACCGCGCCCTGGAGGTCACCGAGCGCATCGACTACGCCGGCAACGTGCTCGTGCCACTGGACGAGGACGAGGTCCGGCAGGTCGCCCGGACCCTGGTCGACCAGGGCGTCGAGGCGATCGCGGTCTGCCTGCTGTGGTCGTTCAAGAATCCGGCGCACGAGCAGCGGATCCGTGAGCTCATCCACGAGATCGCGCCGGAGCTGTACGTCACGCTCTCCTCCGACGTCAGCCCGCGCATCCGCGAGTTCGCCCGTGCCTCCACCACGATCATGAACGCGCAGATCGGGCCACGACTGCGTAGCTACCTGACACCGCTGCAACAGCAGCTCGAGGACGGCGGTCTGCAGGGACCACTGCTGGTCATGCAGAGCGAAGGCGGCACGATCACCGCCGACCGCGCGCCTGAACACGCCATCACCACGGTCGGGTCGGTGCTGTCCGGCGGGGTGATCGGGGGCCAGCGCCTGGCCGCACAGCTCGGGCACCGCAACGTCATCACGACCGACGTCGGCGGCACCACGTTCCTGGCCGGGCTGATCGTCGACGGCGAGCCGGTGATGGCTCCCGGCTCGATCGTCAACCAGTTCCCGATCAACGCCGCCACCATCCGGGTGCACACCATCGGTTCCGGCGGTGGCGCGCTCGCCTCGGTGGACAGCGGCGGCAATCTGCGCCTCGGGCCGCAGAGCGCCGAGGCGGTCCCCGGACCGGCCTGTTACGGCAACGGCGGCACCCGGCCGACCAACACCGACGCCAACCTGGTGCTGGGCATCCTCGGCGAGCGCGGACTGCTCGGCGGACGCAAGCCGCTGCGGATGGACCTCGCCCGCCAGGCCATCGGCGAACACGTCGCCGAGCCGCTCGGCCTTACGGTCGAAGAGGCAGCAATCGCCATCTACGAGGTGCAGAACGCTCAAGCGAGCGACCTGCTGCGCCGGGCCGTGGTCCAGGCCGGCTACGACCCCCGGGACTTCGTCGCGTACGCCTTCGGCGGTGCCGGCCCCGCGCACTGCGCCGGATACTGCCAGGACCTGGGCGTCCGCGAGGTGGTCGTGCCACTCGGCCCGGTCGCCTCGGCTTTCTCCGCGTACGGGCTGGCGGCCTCGGACGTCGTGGTGAGCGTCGAGCTCTCGGACCCGTCGGCGTTCCCGGTCGGCCGGGAGGTTCTCGAGGCGCACTTCGACCGGCTGCAGGCGGAGCTCGATCGCGCGCTGGACCGGCAGAAGGTGAAGTTCTCCGAGGTCACGATGTATCGCGAGATCGACCTGCGCTATTCGATGCAGGTCTACGAACTCGCCGTCCCGGTGCCCGACGGGGCCTTCACCGAGCACACCGGCCAGGAGATCCTCGACCGCTTCGAGCAGCAGTACGAGCGGATCAACGGCTCGGGCGCCGGCTACCGCGAAGCGGGCGTCCAGGCCATCACCTACCGCATGCGCGCGAAGGCGAGCCTCGGCTTCTCCGTCGTCCTGCCCACGATCGACGCCGCGGACGGACCGGACCCCGCGGCGGCGCTGCTCACCCACCGCCCGGTGTGCCTGGACTCCCAGATCGGCTACGTACCGACACCCGTCTACGACTACGCCCGGCTGCGCGCCGGGCACCGGATCACCGGCCCGGCGGTCGTCGAGGTGCCGACCACGGTCGTGGTGATCCCGGCCGGCGTCCTCGGAGTCGTCGACCGCCTCGGCAATCTTGTCATGAGCTACCAGTGA
- a CDS encoding FAD-dependent monooxygenase, whose protein sequence is MRHAGDHPEKVGVLIVGAGPTGLTLGIDLAQRGVPCLIVEATTERPVNPRCNTTSARSMEIFRRLGVADGIRRAGLPLDYPTSIQYRTTLRGTELFRLTFPSSGEVLDGAGRADWPTPEPQHRISQLYLEPILEEHARRTTGLTLERDCRLVELRPHADHVEAVVESGGQTRVLHCDYVVGCDGAHSAVRRGLGVRYQGVEAIQKFVSTYLRSADLGRLAARDPAWTYWMFGRVQSSLIAIDGGDRWLHHVAFAPDHDTDAEDPGKLLDEALGGPVEHEVLGVVRWTGRQLVAERYQDDRVFLAGDAAHIWIPVGGFGMNTGIQDAATLGWMLAAVYRGWAPPELLRAYELERKPVGEQFAGAVGRAARASLAEVSPDIHIPGEAGDRARHEFAHRLATTEPHRYSPDGFSFGYHYAHSPLVLDGGEQPAIEMGVYDRRARPGFRLPHTWLPDGTPVLDALGREFTLLRTAGGDADAFKAAAAALGIPLTVLDLGSRWPERYPADFILVRPDQHVAWMGDAATRPGDVLAAATGRLLVSPAS, encoded by the coding sequence ATGAGGCACGCAGGTGACCACCCGGAGAAGGTCGGCGTCCTCATCGTCGGCGCGGGACCGACCGGACTGACCCTGGGTATCGATCTGGCCCAGCGCGGGGTGCCGTGCCTGATCGTCGAGGCCACCACCGAGCGGCCGGTCAACCCACGGTGCAACACCACTTCGGCACGCTCGATGGAGATCTTCCGTCGGCTGGGAGTCGCCGACGGCATCCGCCGGGCCGGGCTTCCCCTGGACTACCCGACCTCGATCCAGTACCGCACGACGCTGCGCGGCACCGAACTCTTCCGCCTGACGTTCCCCTCGTCCGGTGAGGTGCTCGACGGCGCCGGCCGGGCGGACTGGCCCACACCGGAACCCCAGCACCGGATCTCCCAGCTCTATCTGGAGCCGATCCTGGAGGAGCACGCCCGCCGGACGACCGGTCTGACCCTGGAACGCGACTGCCGGCTGGTCGAGCTGCGGCCACACGCGGACCACGTCGAGGCGGTTGTCGAATCCGGCGGGCAGACCCGGGTGCTGCACTGCGACTACGTCGTCGGCTGCGACGGGGCGCACAGTGCCGTACGCCGCGGCCTCGGCGTGCGCTACCAGGGGGTCGAGGCGATCCAGAAGTTCGTGTCGACGTACCTGCGGTCGGCCGACCTGGGCCGCCTCGCCGCACGCGATCCGGCCTGGACCTACTGGATGTTCGGCCGCGTGCAGTCGTCGCTGATCGCTATCGACGGCGGGGACCGCTGGCTCCATCACGTCGCCTTCGCCCCGGACCACGACACCGACGCTGAGGACCCCGGGAAGCTCCTCGATGAGGCCTTGGGCGGTCCGGTGGAGCACGAGGTGCTGGGTGTGGTCAGGTGGACCGGTCGGCAGCTGGTGGCCGAGCGCTACCAGGACGACCGGGTGTTCCTGGCCGGCGATGCCGCGCACATCTGGATCCCGGTCGGCGGATTCGGGATGAACACCGGGATCCAGGACGCCGCCACGCTCGGGTGGATGCTCGCGGCGGTGTACCGGGGCTGGGCGCCGCCGGAACTGCTGCGCGCCTACGAGCTGGAGCGCAAGCCGGTCGGGGAACAGTTCGCCGGCGCCGTGGGCCGGGCCGCACGGGCCTCGCTGGCCGAGGTCTCGCCCGACATCCACATTCCGGGCGAGGCCGGCGACCGGGCCCGGCACGAGTTCGCCCACCGGCTGGCGACGACCGAACCGCACCGCTACTCCCCCGACGGCTTCAGCTTCGGCTACCACTACGCGCACTCGCCGCTCGTGCTCGACGGCGGCGAACAGCCCGCGATCGAGATGGGCGTCTACGACCGCCGGGCCCGCCCGGGTTTTCGGCTCCCGCACACCTGGCTGCCCGACGGAACGCCGGTCCTCGACGCGCTCGGCCGGGAGTTCACGCTCCTGCGGACCGCCGGCGGTGACGCCGATGCCTTCAAGGCCGCGGCAGCCGCACTCGGCATACCGCTGACCGTGCTCGATCTGGGCTCACGGTGGCCCGAGCGCTACCCCGCCGACTTCATCCTTGTCCGCCCCGACCAGCACGTTGCCTGGATGGGAGACGCCGCGACCCGGCCCGGGGACGTCCTCGCCGCTGCGACCGGCCGGCTTCTCGTCTCTCCGGCGTCCTGA
- a CDS encoding alpha/beta fold hydrolase: MAENSASGGPAARPVLVLLHGGGPGVDAAGNWRTVLPRLAERFECVTPDLLGFGTQIGPAPDREWPHGPAAWAQERADQILRLLDSQGRRQVHLLGNSAAGGAAALALIASAPERVDRAVVMGGAGTGPLPARVPFYDEPTRDSMRATLGRLVADEKDHLELLAQLTDIRYEQALRPGAEAAFRAMFDAGPGHPAPVDPAAVTRPVLALHGERDRVAPTDVSERLVAALPQARLEVVAGAGHWIHVDRPDEFCDNVERFLLS, from the coding sequence ATGGCCGAAAACTCCGCCTCGGGAGGGCCCGCGGCCAGGCCCGTGCTCGTGCTGCTGCACGGCGGCGGACCGGGGGTCGACGCGGCCGGCAACTGGCGCACCGTCCTGCCCCGGCTCGCCGAGCGCTTCGAGTGCGTCACGCCCGACCTGCTCGGCTTCGGTACGCAGATCGGCCCGGCCCCCGACCGGGAGTGGCCGCACGGCCCCGCGGCCTGGGCACAGGAGCGCGCCGACCAGATCCTGCGGCTGCTCGACAGCCAGGGCCGGCGCCAGGTCCATCTGCTGGGCAATTCGGCTGCCGGCGGAGCGGCCGCTCTGGCGTTGATCGCTTCCGCGCCGGAGCGCGTCGACCGGGCCGTGGTGATGGGCGGTGCGGGCACCGGTCCCCTGCCGGCCCGGGTGCCGTTCTACGACGAGCCGACCCGCGACTCGATGCGGGCCACGCTGGGCCGCCTGGTCGCCGACGAGAAAGACCATCTGGAGCTGCTCGCCCAGCTCACCGACATCCGGTACGAGCAGGCGCTGCGCCCGGGGGCCGAAGCGGCGTTCCGCGCCATGTTCGACGCCGGCCCCGGTCATCCCGCACCGGTCGACCCCGCTGCCGTCACCCGCCCGGTCCTCGCCCTGCACGGAGAACGCGACCGGGTCGCACCCACCGACGTGTCGGAGCGCCTGGTAGCAGCCCTGCCACAGGCCCGGCTGGAGGTGGTGGCCGGCGCCGGCCACTGGATCCACGTCGACCGCCCCGACGAGTTCTGCGACAACGTAGAGAGGTTCCTTCTGTCATGA